A stretch of DNA from Pyxicephalus adspersus chromosome 5, UCB_Pads_2.0, whole genome shotgun sequence:
CacatgacagccaggtaactagtgTTTTCTGAAGCAATGGTATCTTACATAATAATTTATCACAACACTGATTCTTACAAGCAGACATGTAGCAAATGAAACCCTCCATCTGCTGATCCAGTTGTCACATTGTGTAGCATATGGCTTTCTTCCATTACTATAGACTGAACCCTTCACCTTGTAGCCTCCCATAATGATGAGGGTAGAAAATGGGAGTGGTGGATATTATCAGAAGTTTTCACACTAAATCAATTGGCTTTAAATGTAATACTTAGCCACCCTTTATATACAGgaacaataaaatgatataataaaaccCCCAGACAGCATTCACATCCTGCTAAGAACACCCTGCCCATTAGTCTACATCACCTCTGTCCTTTGATGGGGAGACAATGCAGAACCCCATACCACCCATGTAATGTTCTCTCATTGGCTTCAGCTCTCTCTTCTAACCACTCCTCATGCTCCATCCACATTACATCATCCAGCACAGTGCCTGTGAATGGGAGATGGGGCTCCAAGTCCTCAGGAGAGTAGTAGAGGGAGGGAACAGATTCTACCAGCATCCCCCTGCATCCGTATATAAGCCCAGGGAGAGGAGAGCAGGCAGCCAGACACCAACACAGGAGTGCACAGGACCAGATCAGGGAAGCAGGACAAAGAAAGGTCTGCATCATCTACACATCAAGACATAACATCATCCAAGCTTCCCTGTGCAACTAACAGCAAACTACAGTCCAACCATGCGTGAAATCGTGCACATCCAGGCTGGCCAGTGTGGAAACCAGATCGGTGCTAAGGTAATTGGATGTGTGGTTCATCATTGCTGACCCCATCATCTCATATAAGGGATTTGAAATTGTAATCAGCAAAAGTAGTTGCATGTGTAAGTGATCCCATCATCTCATACAAGGGATTTGTAATAGTAACCAGCACTGTGTCATTCCTTATAATAGCTACACATCAGCTTTCTGCTCTTACTATTCAGCATGCACAGGGAGAAATGTGTGCCATGAATTATTCATCTCCTGGTTACTCAAGCACTGATTTCTTATTCATGTGGATAAAGGGTTTAGCTAGTATTCCTTACAAAGCCCACTGCCTATCCTAGAATACCCATTTACTAAAGAATGCTATGTATCATGGAGGAGATTGCCCTGATCATCGTACCCCACCCATGGCTGTACActacatacattacatacttgTCATTGTATGGCGGAGGCTCACCCCTTCTTCATCcataacacatataaatacacactTTCTATAGAAGCTTTATTCACTCACATTCTTATCACCCCCTCATCAGTCACATTGAGTTTAAAGGGATGAGGTGACAACCCTAAACATAGAACATTATCATAGTAGTCACATTCAGTTGAACATTTTCTATAATCgcttatataaaatttgtatttgagCACTctaatttccaaaaataaaattgcaagaATGTAGCAACCAACTCTAGATGGTAATATACATCcaagaatacaatttaaaaaaaaaatggtgccatGGTGTaacaaataattttctataaTGAGCTTGAAGAAGCAAATTGCATAAATGGGAGTGACTGCTATTATATACCTGATTATTGCAAATACAGCATGAAAAAGCTATTTGTGacccttttttttagcaatgttaatgaaacaaaaaattcaGACATGATGGATATAATgaggtttggggggggggttgctgaaGCAGACAAGAGGCTGGGTGGGGTCCTCCTTTGACAGCCACCTTCATCACTTGCTATGGGGGAGGTGTGTCAGGTCTTTGTGTGCTTCCATGGATTGCCTTTTGTGCAAAGCATGAAAATGAGCCTTTTCACACGGTGTCGCCTTGCCAACCGAATTCATGAATTGCAACTGCTAAGTAGCCTAATACAGTATATGACTACTGTTCTGCCTAGTGATTGTTAgctggtaaaatgtatttaaaatgtttcattgtaagattattaataatatctgaAGTGTATATTGATATAGCTGATGGTAGAAAATCTAACAAGAAAAATATGTGgcgtacatttttattttataacacatattGGATGTACTATGTGCAGACAGATAGCTGCAGTCTTGGGTGTGGTTTACCCAGACCGGCATTcccaaattatttctttattgaatTCTATCCTTGTTAAACAATGTCcttgttaataataaataactaatacATATTAAactatatactgttttttttccaaattgctGTCATAATGCCTTAGTTATGTTTATGAgcattttctttctgcttttagaggatttattataatatttttagcaaaattatCTTTTACAGTTTAAATCTATATACGTTTTATTCTAGCActgcaaatttatatttaaaggacaatttatttttattttcagttttgggaAGTTATCAGTGATGAGCATGGTATTGATCCCACTGGCAGTTACCATGGTGACAGTGACCTGCAACTGGAAAGAATCAATGTGTATTACAATGAAGCCACTGGTAATCCTCTTTATCTTGTGTTCATAATTAGCACACAATAGACAAATACAAttatgtgtaatattaataaacagcatgcATCTGCAAAATATAAGGATAATTTTCTTACATTAGAAACGTCATTATGTTTCATTCAGGAAATAAATATGTACCACGCGCAATCCTTGTGGATTTGGAACCTGGAACAATGGATTCCGTAAGATCTGGACCATTTGGACAAATATTCAGACCAGACAACTTTGTATTTGGTAGGTATTTACCACTATGCAAATCAACACAAGTTTTTGAATAGGTATTGTGGGTAAAATTCCCTGGTTTTGGTGGTGAGTTGAAGCTACAAAATGCCCCAGCACTGGTGCTCAGTGCCAGGAAGAATTGCACTGGCTTTAAGTGGTAATAGGAGGAGAAATACTTTATTGTTGGTATATGTGCAGGGCTTTCTCTACAGTTACATGTTTGGACCTGTCCACATATGCAAGTAGAAGATAGGAGAGTTATAAAGTTGGTTACATACATATTTCTGgcacatttttcaatttcatcaCCTTTTATATGCAGTTCCTTGTATGCACAGATGAAATCTTTTTGGGTGTTCTTGAATTTTCAGCCATTAAGACACAGAAACATATCTGGCTAACTCAAACATGATGACAATTGGTTTTCTCAGATCAGGTGACCGTTTTTATGTGCATAACCATGTTCTACCTCATACCTGTGGAGAGACTAAACTCTTACCTCTTCTGTGGTTTACACCACTCAATGCTGCTCCTTTTTGCAGAAAACTGGCCCTTGATAATCCACTTGGGAAATGTTGATGTACGATCTATGTTGAACCACAGATCTGGTTGGTTCTTCCCTTTGACTTCACATCACTTTTTAACTTAGTACTAATGTAAGGTTAGAGGGAGGAAAACAGTGACAGCTGTGATGTATCATATCACAAGGATCAGGACTTCCAAGTGTCCATTTCTGAGTGGATTTTAGAAAACCACATCTCTCTAAAGAAGCAACTCTGAGATATCAAAACtgccatttttttcattacacagCAATGGCAACAATAATTTAATTAAGACCATTCAGGCCAACAAAATGTtgtcataatattatatttgcatatatcaTATTTTATGCAAGTTATTTATAAGCCTTTCATGGACATCTAAAGCCCCAGGACTTAATCTTTGTTGCCACTATcgtggatgtgatgtcagcagcttcAACAGACTCAAAGCTGTTACTAAAGTGTCATTCTGTGGTATTCCCCTTCACTCCTTCTCTAGTGGCCATGTGAGTGGTTATGTAGAGAGGTGATAGAAGCGATGATAGAGAAGGCTTTGACATGCAAGGAAAGGGTGGAGCAAGAGATTCAACCATTCCTGGAGTAGTCATATTTTCTAGCACACTGCAAGTTAAAAaacataatgcattttaaatacttgtttttactGTTCTTGTACCTTCAAATTTTAAGTTAGTGACAAGACCCCCCTTTTTTCAGGTCCCCAACTAGTGGGCTGTGACTGTCTGACAGCTGGGTGGCGAGAGtacggagaccagcggtggtccacgggtctggccggtgcaccccacagcggggtcaggagaaggaccctgctggggggcatACTGTCCAGGGCCGCGGTCCATGTcacccatatgcatcgcaggctcagggcgttTGGTGGTGTGTCTCTggaaacaacccgcccactcttccatcgcaggctcatacctatgatgggagagtgggttttGAGTGACACACCGACACACCGGGCATGCATGggccgtagatttagtggtccgcgagctccaaaaggttggagaccactgtgcTAGAAGAGATAATACTCCCATTACATTTTGCATCTTTAGAAGCAGACAAATAGAAGTCCAGTCTTTTGTATTAGCTCAGCATGATGAAATGATTAAAATAGGtagctcattttttttctgatcagctCTTTGGTTCACAAAATTCAACTGTGATTTATGCATATCTACTTTATGTTAGTTTTTGCTGTTCCCTTCCTAAACTGGGTTTCCAAGTCCAGTTACAAAAATGCCTTCTGAACAAAAAGAACTTGAGacattaaattttatattttttttcccaggacaGAGTGGTGCTGGAAATAACTGGGCCAAAGGTCATTACACAGAAGGTGCCGAGTTGGTGGATTCAGTTCTAGATGTAGTAAGGAAAGAATCTGAAAGCTGCGACTGCCTACAGGGTTTTCAGTTGACCCATTCTCTGGGTGGTGGCACTGGTTCTGGCATGGGTACACTACTTATCAGCAAAATTAGAGAAGAGTACCCAGACAGAATCATGAATACATTTAGTGTGATGCCTTCACCCAAAGTCTCAGACACCGTTGTTGAACCATATAACGCCACCCTCTCTGTACATCAGTTGGTAGAAAACACAGATGAAACCTATTGCATAGACAATGAAGCCCTCTATGATATCTGCTTCCGCACTTTAAAACTAACGACACCAACTTACGGTGACCTCAATCATCTGGTGTCCGCTACAATGAGTGGGGTTACAACCTGCCTTCGTTTCCCAGGCCAGCTGAATGCAGATTTGCGAAAACTGGCTGTTAACATGGTGCCTTTCCCACGACTGCACTTTTTTATGCCCGGATTTGCTCCACTTACTAGCCGTGGAAGTCAGCAATACCGTGCCCTGACAGTGCCAGAACTAACGCAGCAAATGTTCGATTCCAAGAACATGATGGCAGCCTGTGATCCACGACATGGACGCTACCTCACAGTGGCCGCTATTTTCCGTGGAAGAATGTCCATGAAGGAAGTTGATGAGCAGATGCTTaatgtccaaaataaaaacagcagctaTTTTGTTGAATGGATTCCCAACAATGTGAAGACGGCTGTGTGTGACATTCCACCTCGAGGCCTCAAAATGTCTGCCACCTTTATTGGCAACAGTACTGCAATTCAAGAGCTGTTCAAGAGAATCTCAGAGCAGTTCACAGCTATGTTCCGCCGCAAAGCTTTCTTGCATTGGTACACTGGTGAAGGAATGGATGAGATGGAATTCACTGAAGCTGAAAGCAACATGAATGACTTGGTGTCAGAGTACCAACAATATCAAGATGCCACAGCTGATGAACAAGGAGAATTCGATGAGGAAGAAGGAGAAGATGAAGCCTGATGAAAACAAGTTCTTATCTTTTTAGAAAACAACGGCACAGTTTTTAAGATAGCCAGTCTGTCTACCCCAGTTTTGTCCAAGCATGCTTGTTTACTATAATGAAAATGATGagagcagttttctttttttttaacaaagtcaaAAATAACAGCTGTTCTTCTAGACTCTTCTAATTCATAAGAAAGCTGAAACTATGTTTAGAAGGATGTAGAAGTGATTTTAGATGTTGTTGTGCAATGAATGGGAACATAAAAAGAATCTGTCTGCACAGTGTTGCCTGTTTTTATTTGTGTCCAGTTCTTTTTACTACTAAGCCTTCATTATATTCCTATTGGGAGTTGGATTTTCCAATAACAAACCAagaatcaaaataaaattaaaattacagcTATGTATTTTTGGCAAACTATAGCAAACCCAAAGCTTTAACTAATTTTATCATTGATATAGGATAAGATGTACAAATACACATCTTATCTAACTTCACATCTGTCCCAGTTTTGTCAGAATGGTCACAACTGTAGGGTCCAGgggcagagatttttttttttttttaagtggtcaTAATTTTGTCTAGCAAAAGAAAATGGAGTAAAAACACCTGAATTTTACTTGGTCTTAGCAGTCCCTGCACAGTAGAGCCAAGGCTGGGGGAGGGAGAAGCAATTTGAGGAGCCCATCAGGTATGCTGCAATGTAAGGAAAAAGTGCAGGATCATTAAGGAAATGTGCTCATCACTTTATTGCTCCtttcattaggcctgatttaataaagctttctaagacattcatcagtgaggctgggtgatccagcaaacctcgaatggatttcttcagtcatttgctagcaaatgtttcgaatcctggacaagatccattccaggtttgctgaatccagattcactgatgaaagtgtagtcttggagagctttaataagaaCCTGACATTGCTACTGAACCGTTGCAGCAAAAATAGGTCTCcctttcatttttgcatttagcAGTTTTCCATAAGTTtatgttattaggattttagtCTTTTTATCATGAGTATCGTCAAATAAGTTAAAGGATTCCAGTGGTCCCTATTGAAATGAATTTCCCTATCAGCACTTTCAACAAAAGATGTCCTAGGACCCAAATATAAATGACTAAAACCATGAAAAGCGCATTTGCTGGCATATAACACTGGTACATCCAAAGGAgacagagagctttattaaatcaggcaggcactaaggctggagaggatgcacttacATCACTGAAagtgggtgatgcagcaaacctagaatggatctggtgcagaattgaaaacatctgctaaaaaataccaaatgactcaagaaacccattccaggttccctggatcacccagcttcactgatgaagtgtatcctctccagccctggagagatttaataaattaggcccatagtatCACCTCACACAATATGTATTTACTACAGGCAATTTATGTCTATCACAACAACTTAGATATCCCTTTAGGTGGACATGTTACTAGGGTGTCAAATACAAATAGGCCAACTCACTCTTTTCTGACTGTTTCAAGAGACAGATGCAAACAGCATTCTAAATTCTGTATGTTGACAAAAAAAGACATGGttaaaacaatgaaacaatgagTTTATGGAAGAAAGGTGTACATCTGGTTGCTGCAGTGAACACAATGAATTTACCAAAACCACACCCACTAGCAGGACTAATCCTATTGGCTAAAACAAGCGCCATGTTGTACCACGCCCTATAAATTGTATGaccaaaataattttgcatggACAGGGCTTTAAAAAGTACTTACAATTTACCAAGCGACCcaactaaaaattaaaactttactttttaattacagGATATATagcaattaaaataatgtttttaattttgttaacctGATTGGTCTGTTGATTAATTGTAAGTAACTTTGAAGCCCATTAACAAAAATAGTTTTCCAACACGAGCAGACAGAAACAGGTCCCAATTCTCCAACCGTGGCAAACATAAATCCATTACATGAAACTGACAAGATAAGAATGTAAGAACAGCTGTTTGCTTAGTCAGTTTGAAGGTGGAGACTGCAATGCTGTCACCCCTACATTTGCTTAAAGAATTACTCACCAAGAACAGGCATGTATACAactgctttatccaaaactaacgTGATGACATAAttcataattgcaaaaaaaaaatgttaatgtttttttttactatgtataaaCCCCTTACCATAAATGGGAAAACTGAGTGTCACATCCCAGAAGCAAATATGGGAAGAGCGAATGCCTACCTGTGATGGAGAAAGACTCTCTAACAAAGGGGGCCTAAAAGTAGGATtacaaactaagaaaaaaaaaacaagacacatgaacaaataaaatcaaattgaGCAAGTGGCCATAACAGAAAATACATTGACAATTGAATTTCAACAATCAAGGTAGGGGAGACTGATTCACTAAACAATAATCTGCTACCACATAGGAGAAGATACTGAAAGCCCAAACCACAATTGGTGGCTACGTGTAATTTTCtactcaacgcatttcgcagatctagtctgcttcctcaggagtacaATAGAAACCCTTTAGTGGTAAAGTGATGTAGTAGTAGCAGTAATGATGATGCACATATGGCTTTTGGGGCGACCAAGGGCATACACAGGTTAGGCACTAGCACaggaaaatgtttgaaaaacttGAATAGATATTATGTTGCTGTATCATCCACAGCACAGATACAAATgtggtctagggcaggggtcagcaacctttactatcaaaagagccgttttgcctcctcttccactaaagaaaaatagtctggagccgcaaaacataacacagtttataaacttttaaaagttttaatatttttttaattttacctgttacaacaagtgtgcatgtgtaggcctactttgaaataaattaaacactgaactatgcccctagaagcttCCAACGTATCATCCTTTtactggaggcttctaacgtaacagggtagatttttttgatgggcagagttctttatgttctgacgatgccttagccatgaaattttaaggggtgttggccacaggtgtccctcatttgcagctttaattttgttcacctgtaccccccaatcttgagtaattggggttcaggtgctagaagcctccagcaatgtgtaacagggtagattattttgatgggcagagttctttattttctgacgatgccttagcgattcaattgtaggtggtgttagccataagtgtcccccacttgcacctctattttggtcacctgtaccgcctcccccctttccagagaaattggggttcagatgctagatgcttccagcaatgtgtaacagggtagatttttgttgataggcagagtttttatgaatttttaggaggtgttagccacaggtgtcccgtacttgcagctcaaatttttttcacctgtacccccgtttccagataaattggggtttaggtgctagaagcctccaacaatgtgtaacagggtagggtttttttgatgggtggagtttttaggaggtgttagccacaggtgtcccccacttgcacctctaattttgttcacctgtacccccttcctgttccagagaaattggggttcaggtgcctccagcaatgtgtaacggtagatttttttgatgggcagagttctttatgttctgatgatagcctaacaattaaattttagggggtgttagtcacaggtgtcccccacttgcacctacatttttggttttgtacatccccccattccagaggaattggggttcaaaggagggggatgtcattgtacacacccatttgtacacgccccgtggtagttttatttcactggtaatttttttcatttagaacaccagatagggaatccccctcctccgcagtgtcttgggaggaaggggatcccccatcagagatctccccgcggcagccgaagggagccacaacaaggaggctgaagagccgcatgcggctccggagccgcaggttgcagacccctggtctagggttCTGTGTGTTGGACAGTGCCTACATGTGGGGAGTGATGGCCATCTCCCACATGGTTAGAAAGGGAGGAAATCAATGTTAATATGTTGACTGATCACTTACGACCTAATCATATGTTAAAGTAAATGTATGCTTTGTCCACACGGGAAGAAACAgatgtcaaaaataaaattagcGGCTATTGTGTTGAATGGCTTCCTAACAATGTGAAGACCGCTGTATGTGACATTCCACcacaatttaaacattattttaaaattgcgCAATATACAAActcaaaaaatatgcaatatatttaaaattttaataaaaaattgcatttttttttagattttgtaaataacagaaaaacaccacaacatagaaaatacatcagacaaataatacaaagtatacaTATGCAATATATTCTAACCAccaacataattatatatacaccGCCACAGTATTAATATCTATCAGATagaataaaaaagtgtatttatggCAGATTGTTACCCATGACATGGATGCTACCTCACAGTTGCCGCTATTTTCCGCGGAAGAATATCCATGAAGGAAGTTGATgtgcagctgtttttttattttggtcattAAGCATCTGCTCATTAACTTGTTTCATTGATATTCTTACGTGGAAAATAGCGGCCACTAAGGTGGCATCCATGTCCTGGGTCACAAGCTGccataaatacacttttttaataatttaaattgtggTGGAATGTCACAAACTCAATTATGCAATATATTCTAACCTTAATAaccaacataaatatatataaaccgcCACAGTATTAATATCTAAGATAGAACactcatataatatattatctgCAGAAAAACCATGATCAGACTTCACCATCATAAACACATTGTCCAATCAGCCATGGTGAGAATTATTAATTCACTTCTTGTGCTCAAAacaccatatatacacacatataaggACCTGCCTTTGGTACTACCTCTCCCACCACAGACAGGCAAATACATACTTGAATGATCAATTACTCTGGGGAAATCCCATCTTCCTTGGAGCGCTAGATTCCATATGTATCAAGAGCTTTGTATTATCTGGCATAAACTTTATAGCCTTATCTTTACCATATTCATCAAGatcagaaacataaaataaagacagGAAATATATAGTGGAAGaaattaaatttagatttaaaaaatgtttaaaaacatacattcacAATTCCAAAGTGCATAAACAGCATTCTCATGTGaagttaaaaatattgaaatcagGTCCAAAGCATAAAGATCACCTGACATGTTTTGTCATTAAATttagtctttgtttttttgcattacaaattaAGCTCATTTTAGACCTAAAATGATTTCACAATATAGTTTATCGTAGTTCTCTCCTTCTGAAAACATCATGATGAATGCAGGAATTCTTCAACTAATCTGTTAAACTCCTCAGCATATCTAAGGTGAAGATTATGTTTCCCCTCTGGCATCAGATGtaatctgaaatataaaaaacaaaaatttttagtAACTTTGTAAATAGGACACCTATAGAGGTGACTGACCCCCCTTTTCAATACACAGCATATAACTGTCAATTTACATGGTATTTACACAGTATTTTGTCTAGTAAATTAACAAGGTCAACCCTTTCATATCACTTGTTTACAGTTGAATAGTTCTATAGTTGCAAGATCTGCAATTCTCATGTTCATGAACTGTGAGCACTGGCAGAGGAGAACTCAGGAGTTTGGTATTAACACAAGACAGTGGGTTTGGCGAATGACACATTAgtaatatttagttatatttccCCATATTGAAGAACTGAtgtctatatacatatatgtaacacAGTGTAAACGTATTGCCTATATTGTGGATGTAAAATTTAGTTTAGTTGTTTAGTATTCAGAAAACGTAaaccaatattaaaatattggagATTTTTGCCTACACAGGCTTGCAGTAGTGTGTTAAAAGGATGGAACCTAAGAAATTAGGTGGCCCACCTAATTTGTTCACCTCTATGATCTCCATTCCCGTTTTTGAAATTACTCACCGAGTCATATCAGAACAAAATCAAGTGGGTAAAAGATAAAGCTTTAGCAACACACCAGATGGCCTACTTTAAATCAAAGCTAAGGGACATACATTTACCTATATTTGGCAGATCATATCTACCTTAACCTCCCTATTGGTCTGAACAATAagcaagtatttttaaatttcaaaatagtacatataaaaatacttattattttaataatattttcggcctggtcccgcctcccagcc
This window harbors:
- the LOC140331069 gene encoding tubulin beta-2B chain → MREIVHIQAGQCGNQIGAKFWEVISDEHGIDPTGSYHGDSDLQLERINVYYNEATGNKYVPRAILVDLEPGTMDSVRSGPFGQIFRPDNFVFGQSGAGNNWAKGHYTEGAELVDSVLDVVRKESESCDCLQGFQLTHSLGGGTGSGMGTLLISKIREEYPDRIMNTFSVMPSPKVSDTVVEPYNATLSVHQLVENTDETYCIDNEALYDICFRTLKLTTPTYGDLNHLVSATMSGVTTCLRFPGQLNADLRKLAVNMVPFPRLHFFMPGFAPLTSRGSQQYRALTVPELTQQMFDSKNMMAACDPRHGRYLTVAAIFRGRMSMKEVDEQMLNVQNKNSSYFVEWIPNNVKTAVCDIPPRGLKMSATFIGNSTAIQELFKRISEQFTAMFRRKAFLHWYTGEGMDEMEFTEAESNMNDLVSEYQQYQDATADEQGEFDEEEGEDEA